A genomic region of Limnohabitans curvus contains the following coding sequences:
- a CDS encoding c-type cytochrome, with protein MSKFRKVVLTTALLAVAGFVSAQSTAYPGVGRPATLKEVAAWDIDVRPDFKGLPAGSGSVAQGQDLWEAKCAHCHGVFGESNEVFSPLIGGTTNDDIKTGNVANLKRADFPGRTTIMKVATVSTLWDYINRAMPWTAPKSLKPDEVYAVTAYLLSLADVVPENFVLSDKNMAEVQKRMPNRNGMTTQHAMWAGKEFNGTAKPDTANVACMKDCIPEAKVASMLPDYARNAHGNLADQNRLVGQQHGANTAVPENKSVPVGAASVTPVAKPAAKVADPALALLGKHNCTACHAQNTKVVGPSFNDIAKKYPGKVDYLAGKIKAGGAGGAGVWGAIPMPAQTASEADIKTIANWLAAGAAK; from the coding sequence ATGTCCAAGTTTCGTAAAGTCGTTTTGACCACGGCCTTGTTGGCTGTTGCTGGGTTTGTCAGCGCACAAAGCACAGCCTACCCAGGCGTGGGCCGTCCGGCCACGCTGAAAGAAGTGGCGGCATGGGATATTGATGTGCGCCCCGACTTCAAAGGCTTACCTGCGGGTTCAGGCTCGGTAGCGCAAGGCCAAGATTTGTGGGAAGCCAAATGCGCCCACTGCCATGGTGTGTTTGGTGAATCCAACGAAGTGTTCAGCCCCTTGATTGGCGGCACCACCAACGACGACATCAAAACTGGCAATGTGGCCAATTTGAAGCGTGCAGACTTCCCAGGACGCACCACCATCATGAAGGTGGCTACGGTGTCCACGCTGTGGGACTACATCAACCGCGCCATGCCTTGGACGGCACCCAAATCGCTCAAGCCTGATGAGGTGTATGCCGTCACCGCTTACCTTTTGAGCTTGGCCGATGTGGTGCCTGAAAACTTTGTGTTGTCAGACAAAAACATGGCCGAAGTGCAAAAGCGCATGCCCAACCGCAACGGCATGACCACCCAACATGCGATGTGGGCAGGCAAAGAGTTCAACGGCACAGCCAAGCCCGACACTGCCAATGTGGCGTGTATGAAAGACTGCATCCCAGAAGCCAAAGTGGCTTCCATGCTGCCCGATTACGCACGCAACGCGCACGGCAACTTGGCCGACCAAAATCGTTTGGTAGGCCAACAACACGGTGCGAATACGGCGGTGCCAGAAAACAAGTCGGTCCCAGTCGGCGCTGCATCCGTAACGCCAGTTGCCAAGCCTGCTGCCAAAGTGGCTGACCCTGCTTTGGCTTTGCTGGGGAAACACAACTGCACAGCGTGTCACGCACAAAACACCAAGGTGGTGGGGCCAAGTTTCAACGACATTGCCAAAAAATACCCAGGCAAAGTCGACTACTTGGCTGGCAAGATCAAGGCGGGTGGCGCGGGTGGCGCGGGTGTTTGGGGTGCGATTCCCATGCCTGCACAAACAGCCTCTGAAGCAGATATCAAAACGATTGCCAACTGGCTTGCCGCAGGTGCGGCAAAATAA
- the soxC gene encoding sulfite dehydrogenase, whose product MKTPDGTQSGRIQKAPENFLDRDGIRTVIAESKTGRRNFIRSAFAAAAAGAAAPMALGQGNPVPTEGGDPNILNLPEHATGLGQGVAANNGYGIPSKFESNVQRRQSPGLTQTTQASVSFAPLQSLFGIVTPSGLHFERHHQGWWDIDPSKHRFMINGMVKTPKVFTMDEIMRLPSVSRFHFIECGANTAVEWGNVAVPTVQYTHGMVSCSEFTGVPLITLLEIAGADFKNAKFILAEGGDGSSMTRTIPMSLILSGEVLVAYGQNGEMLRPENGYPLRLIVPGIQGVSWVKYLRRIEVGDMPYAAKDEAVHYMDLMPDGQHRQYTNIQECKSVVTTPSGGQVLLDKGFYNITGLAWSGRGKVKKVDVSVDGGRNWRQARLETPVLSKALTRFNIDWVWDGKPAIIQSRATDETGFVQPTYKHLRAARGTRSIYHNNAIQSWLVQENGEVKNVQVS is encoded by the coding sequence GTGAAAACACCAGATGGCACTCAATCGGGTCGCATTCAAAAAGCGCCCGAAAACTTTTTAGACCGTGACGGCATTCGCACCGTCATTGCCGAGAGCAAGACGGGTCGACGCAACTTCATTCGCAGTGCATTTGCCGCTGCGGCTGCAGGTGCAGCAGCACCCATGGCCTTGGGGCAGGGCAACCCAGTTCCCACCGAAGGGGGCGATCCCAACATCTTGAACTTGCCAGAGCACGCCACAGGCTTGGGTCAAGGTGTGGCTGCCAACAATGGTTATGGCATCCCCTCTAAGTTCGAATCCAACGTGCAGCGTCGTCAAAGCCCAGGCTTGACACAAACCACGCAAGCCTCGGTGTCGTTCGCACCTTTGCAGTCATTGTTTGGCATCGTCACCCCCAGCGGCTTGCACTTTGAGCGTCACCACCAAGGTTGGTGGGACATCGACCCGTCTAAGCACCGCTTCATGATCAACGGTATGGTGAAAACACCCAAGGTGTTCACCATGGACGAAATCATGCGCTTACCTTCTGTGTCACGTTTCCACTTCATCGAGTGTGGTGCCAACACCGCGGTCGAGTGGGGCAACGTGGCTGTGCCCACGGTGCAATACACACACGGCATGGTGTCGTGCAGCGAGTTCACAGGCGTGCCGCTTATCACCTTGCTCGAAATCGCGGGCGCTGATTTTAAGAACGCCAAATTCATCTTGGCTGAAGGTGGTGACGGTTCTTCCATGACCCGCACCATTCCAATGAGCCTCATCTTGTCAGGCGAAGTGCTGGTGGCTTATGGGCAAAACGGCGAAATGCTGCGTCCTGAAAACGGCTACCCCTTGCGCTTGATCGTGCCTGGCATTCAAGGTGTCAGCTGGGTCAAGTACCTGCGTCGCATCGAAGTGGGCGATATGCCCTATGCAGCCAAAGACGAAGCTGTGCATTACATGGACTTGATGCCCGATGGCCAACACCGTCAGTACACCAACATTCAAGAGTGCAAGAGCGTGGTGACCACGCCTTCTGGCGGCCAGGTGTTGTTGGATAAGGGTTTCTACAACATCACGGGTCTGGCTTGGTCGGGTCGTGGCAAGGTCAAAAAAGTTGACGTGTCAGTGGACGGTGGTCGCAACTGGCGCCAAGCCCGTTTGGAAACGCCGGTGCTCAGCAAAGCGCTGACGCGCTTCAACATCGACTGGGTGTGGGACGGCAAGCCCGCCATCATCCAAAGCCGCGCCACAGACGAAACGGGGTTTGTGCAGCCCACCTACAAGCACTTGCGCGCGGCACGTGGCACCCGCTCGATTTATCACAACAACGCCATCCAATCTTGGTTGGTGCAAGAAAACGGCGAGGTCAAGAATGTCCAAGTTTCGTAA
- a CDS encoding Crp/Fnr family transcriptional regulator, translated as MIPIQTESAWRGTSDCRNCGIREMVLFADLNEQDFNLIHAPIDDLVYQPGQALYEASDQALGVFTLRKGLIKLVRVTADGRERVVRVLFPGDVVGLEALATGRYDSQAVALNEVSLCRIPLEVVHQLGANSPRLHRKLMEKWQSALKLADDWLAELNFGSARQRVLHFIRKMHEVSEDGSATLFGRDDMGAMMDLKLETVSREVTALVRAGVMTPLDKLGRHYQVLQPELLQEK; from the coding sequence ATGATTCCCATTCAAACCGAATCAGCTTGGCGGGGCACCTCGGATTGCCGTAATTGCGGCATCCGCGAGATGGTGTTGTTCGCTGATTTGAACGAGCAAGACTTCAACCTCATCCACGCCCCCATTGACGACTTGGTGTATCAACCGGGTCAAGCTTTATATGAAGCATCAGACCAAGCGCTTGGTGTGTTCACGTTGCGCAAGGGGCTGATCAAGCTGGTGCGCGTGACAGCAGATGGCCGAGAGCGCGTGGTGCGTGTGTTGTTTCCGGGCGATGTGGTGGGCCTTGAAGCTTTGGCGACAGGTCGTTATGACAGCCAAGCTGTTGCATTGAACGAGGTGTCGCTGTGTCGTATCCCATTGGAGGTGGTGCATCAACTGGGCGCTAACAGCCCGCGCTTGCATCGCAAATTGATGGAGAAATGGCAAAGTGCTTTGAAGTTGGCGGACGATTGGTTGGCCGAGCTTAACTTTGGCAGCGCACGCCAACGCGTGCTGCACTTCATTCGCAAAATGCATGAAGTGTCAGAAGATGGCTCAGCCACCTTGTTTGGTCGAGACGACATGGGTGCCATGATGGATCTCAAGCTTGAAACCGTCAGCCGTGAAGTGACCGCCTTGGTGCGTGCCGGCGTGATGACGCCGCTCGACAAACTGGGCCGACATTACCAAGTGTTGCAACCTGAGCTTTTGCAAGAAAAGTAA
- a CDS encoding thioredoxin family protein yields the protein MRTTHFSRRQALQGLTLCMAGVTTWDAMAVPVALPTTGSLQASLVQALQAKQPLVVMVSLHGCPFCKVVRENYLYPLLASGLQVVQVDMRDNRALIDVDGSTLTQDAWVRKQGIKLAPTVLFFGAQGREVAARLTGAYLPDFYGAYLDEQLAVARRVVTGR from the coding sequence ATGCGCACCACACATTTTTCTCGTCGCCAGGCCTTGCAAGGTCTAACTTTGTGTATGGCGGGTGTGACCACGTGGGATGCGATGGCAGTGCCAGTTGCTTTGCCTACCACCGGGTCATTGCAAGCCTCGTTGGTGCAAGCGCTGCAGGCCAAGCAGCCTTTGGTTGTGATGGTCAGTTTGCATGGCTGTCCGTTTTGCAAAGTGGTGCGTGAGAACTATTTGTACCCTTTGCTTGCATCAGGTTTGCAGGTGGTGCAAGTGGACATGCGTGACAACCGTGCCTTGATTGATGTCGATGGCTCGACACTCACGCAGGATGCGTGGGTGCGCAAGCAAGGCATCAAGCTGGCGCCTACGGTGTTGTTCTTTGGTGCTCAAGGGCGTGAGGTGGCCGCACGTTTGACAGGTGCTTATTTGCCAGATTTTTATGGCGCGTATTTGGATGAACAGTTGGCCGTGGCACGTCGTGTGGTGACTGGCAGATGA
- a CDS encoding MBL fold metallo-hydrolase: MSVQAQTSAPPIAVTKPLMQAKQVVPEVYYVQGVSEMGSSANQNFISNAGFVVTPAGVVVIDALGSPELARRLVAEIAKVTRKPIHTVVLTHYHADHIYGLQVFKDLGARIVAHGAAREYLTSDTARLRLESSRQELWPWVDEKTRLVPADEWLSGPQVLTVDGVRFDIQPVGPSHTAEDLVVYLPQQKVLFAGDLVFRNRIPFVGQADSRHWIEAMQSLLKFDTRWVVPGHGPISNDPKGDMTLTRDYLLYLREVMGRAAKDMEPFESAYANTDWSKFAKMPLFKSANRMNAYNTYLLMEQEAK; the protein is encoded by the coding sequence GTGTCGGTGCAAGCGCAAACATCTGCGCCTCCTATTGCTGTGACTAAACCTTTGATGCAAGCCAAGCAAGTGGTGCCTGAGGTTTATTACGTCCAAGGCGTTTCAGAGATGGGGTCGTCGGCGAACCAAAACTTCATCTCCAATGCAGGGTTCGTGGTCACGCCCGCAGGCGTGGTGGTGATCGATGCCTTGGGTTCGCCAGAGTTGGCGCGTCGCTTGGTGGCTGAAATTGCCAAAGTCACACGCAAACCGATTCACACCGTGGTGTTGACCCACTACCACGCTGACCATATTTATGGTTTGCAAGTGTTCAAAGATTTAGGGGCACGCATCGTGGCCCACGGAGCTGCGCGTGAATACCTAACTTCAGACACAGCGCGTTTGCGTTTGGAGAGTTCGCGTCAAGAGCTCTGGCCTTGGGTCGATGAGAAGACACGCTTGGTGCCTGCGGATGAGTGGCTGAGCGGCCCTCAAGTCTTGACCGTGGATGGTGTGCGCTTTGACATCCAGCCCGTTGGTCCTTCACACACCGCCGAAGACTTGGTGGTGTATCTGCCACAGCAAAAAGTTTTGTTTGCAGGCGATCTTGTGTTTCGTAATCGGATTCCGTTTGTGGGCCAAGCAGATAGCCGCCACTGGATAGAGGCCATGCAGAGTTTGCTCAAGTTTGATACCCGTTGGGTGGTGCCAGGCCATGGCCCGATCTCTAACGATCCCAAGGGCGACATGACCCTCACGCGCGACTACTTGTTGTATTTGCGTGAGGTCATGGGGCGTGCGGCCAAAGACATGGAGCCCTTCGAAAGTGCCTACGCGAACACGGATTGGTCAAAGTTCGCGAAAATGCCTCTTTTCAAATCAGCCAACCGCATGAACGCTTACAACACGTATTTGTTGATGGAACAAGAAGCCAAGTGA
- a CDS encoding YeeE/YedE family protein yields the protein MNLTALNETYGESVVLAVGGWVIGLLFGFFAQRSKFCLRAAVVEFWHHQFGEKLSVWLLTFSAAVIAIQSLIVLGDLDVSTARQLATRGSLSGALIGGLLFGAGMIMTRGCASRLLILSANGNLRALLSGLVFAVTAQSALSGALSPLRQEITNLWTVEGGSSRDLLAMLGLSHTTGLIIGCVWLLAALYFTTRTTQRAWMWIGGIGTGLSVAMAWWFSYSVSKASFEVVHIQGITFSGPSAEWLMRVLAPNPPAIGFDFGLLPGVFLGSFFAAWLGKELKLEGFKDGYAMRRYIVGAIFMGFGAMLAGGCAVGAGVTGGAIFALTAWLALIGMWMGAGLVDRWMDPPPVSAPTLMQP from the coding sequence ATGAATCTCACTGCACTGAATGAAACTTATGGCGAGTCCGTTGTCTTGGCCGTTGGTGGCTGGGTCATTGGTCTGTTGTTTGGATTTTTTGCCCAGCGCTCTAAGTTTTGCCTGCGTGCGGCGGTTGTGGAGTTTTGGCACCATCAATTTGGGGAAAAACTTTCAGTTTGGTTGCTCACATTTTCTGCAGCAGTCATTGCCATTCAAAGCCTCATTGTGTTGGGCGACCTCGACGTCAGCACCGCACGTCAGCTGGCCACGCGGGGCAGCTTGTCCGGCGCACTGATTGGCGGCTTGCTGTTTGGTGCAGGCATGATCATGACGCGCGGGTGTGCCAGCCGCTTGCTCATTTTGTCAGCCAACGGCAATTTACGTGCTTTGCTATCGGGCTTGGTGTTTGCCGTCACTGCGCAATCGGCTTTGTCAGGAGCGCTCTCGCCTCTGCGCCAAGAGATCACCAACCTTTGGACGGTGGAAGGCGGCAGCAGCCGTGACCTGCTGGCCATGCTGGGTCTGAGCCACACCACAGGATTGATCATCGGATGCGTTTGGCTCTTGGCTGCGCTGTACTTCACCACACGCACCACGCAACGTGCATGGATGTGGATAGGCGGCATTGGCACCGGCTTGAGCGTGGCCATGGCTTGGTGGTTTTCGTACAGCGTGTCTAAAGCCTCGTTCGAAGTGGTGCACATCCAAGGCATCACCTTCAGCGGCCCGTCAGCCGAGTGGCTCATGCGCGTGCTGGCCCCCAATCCACCAGCCATTGGTTTTGACTTTGGTTTGTTGCCTGGTGTTTTCTTGGGCTCGTTCTTTGCTGCGTGGCTAGGCAAGGAACTCAAATTAGAAGGGTTCAAAGACGGCTATGCCATGCGCCGCTACATCGTGGGCGCCATCTTCATGGGATTTGGTGCCATGCTGGCAGGCGGTTGTGCGGTCGGTGCCGGTGTGACGGGGGGCGCTATTTTTGCGCTGACAGCTTGGCTTGCTTTGATCGGCATGTGGATGGGCGCAGGCTTGGTCGACCGATGGATGGATCCGCCACCCGTGAGTGCCCCCACGTTGATGCAACCTTGA
- a CDS encoding c-type cytochrome: MKTTSPHLLRLLAAAALMLGANVASHAQDKATQLHNRATAAMCANCHGTEGRTIEGSAIPSLAGMPKDYMVLQMKAFKEGTRPATVMHQITKGLTDAQIDTIANYYAATKR, encoded by the coding sequence ATGAAAACAACATCTCCCCACTTGTTGCGTTTGCTGGCCGCCGCAGCCTTGATGCTGGGTGCCAACGTCGCATCACACGCCCAAGACAAAGCCACGCAATTGCACAACCGCGCCACCGCTGCCATGTGTGCCAACTGCCATGGCACCGAAGGCCGCACCATCGAAGGCTCAGCCATTCCCTCGTTGGCTGGCATGCCCAAAGACTACATGGTGTTGCAAATGAAAGCCTTCAAAGAAGGTACACGTCCTGCCACAGTGATGCACCAAATCACCAAAGGCCTGACCGATGCCCAAATCGACACCATCGCCAATTACTACGCTGCTACCAAGCGCTGA
- a CDS encoding NAD(P)/FAD-dependent oxidoreductase — protein sequence MKRRSFVQASMALGSFGALGSMVGCASVGRVPEKARVVVVGGGYGGATAAKYVRMLSNYQIDVTLIEPNGDFVSCPISNLVIGGSKTMADITTPYDKLSGKHGVNIVRDYVASVDPVKKTVTLASGPSIRYDKLVMSPGIDLMFNTIEGLKEANASGQILQAWKGGPETLALRKQLESMDDGGVYAITIPEAPYRCPPGPYERASQVAHYFKQHKPKSKVLILDANQDVTSKGPLFKKFWADNYKGILEYMPQHKVVAVDAKTNTLKFDVQNDVKANVLNVLPAMRAGGIAVQSSLANVNARWCGVHYQTFESTQAKDIHVIGDSIMLAPLMPKSGHMANSHGKVTAAAIVAQLSDMPVNPAPFLSNTCYSFVNDKLVVHVASVHQYDAKDKTYKTVPGSGGVSAAPNELEGIYAWNWAQNIWADSLM from the coding sequence ATGAAACGTCGCAGTTTTGTTCAAGCCTCTATGGCTCTTGGTTCTTTTGGTGCACTGGGCAGCATGGTCGGTTGCGCATCGGTGGGCCGCGTGCCCGAAAAAGCACGCGTGGTCGTGGTGGGTGGCGGCTATGGCGGCGCAACAGCTGCCAAGTACGTGCGCATGTTGTCGAACTACCAAATCGATGTCACCTTGATTGAGCCCAACGGTGATTTTGTGTCCTGCCCCATCTCCAACTTGGTGATCGGCGGCAGCAAGACCATGGCAGACATCACCACGCCCTACGACAAGCTCTCTGGCAAGCATGGTGTCAACATCGTGCGGGACTACGTTGCCAGTGTCGACCCCGTCAAAAAGACGGTGACTTTGGCCAGTGGCCCCAGCATTCGCTACGACAAGCTGGTCATGTCGCCTGGCATTGACTTGATGTTCAACACCATCGAAGGTTTGAAAGAAGCCAACGCCTCCGGTCAAATTTTGCAAGCTTGGAAAGGTGGCCCGGAAACTTTGGCCCTGCGCAAACAACTTGAGTCAATGGACGATGGTGGCGTGTATGCCATCACCATTCCCGAAGCGCCCTACCGCTGCCCACCCGGCCCGTACGAACGAGCCAGCCAAGTGGCACATTACTTCAAGCAACACAAGCCCAAGTCAAAAGTGCTGATCTTGGATGCCAACCAAGACGTGACCTCCAAAGGCCCGTTGTTCAAGAAGTTCTGGGCCGACAACTACAAAGGCATCTTGGAATACATGCCGCAGCACAAAGTCGTGGCAGTTGACGCCAAGACCAACACCTTAAAGTTTGATGTGCAAAACGATGTCAAAGCCAACGTGCTCAACGTGTTACCTGCCATGCGCGCCGGTGGCATTGCCGTGCAGTCGAGCTTGGCCAACGTCAACGCACGTTGGTGCGGCGTGCACTACCAAACCTTTGAATCCACACAAGCCAAAGACATTCACGTCATTGGCGACTCCATCATGCTGGCCCCGCTCATGCCCAAGTCGGGTCACATGGCCAACTCGCACGGCAAGGTCACAGCAGCCGCCATCGTGGCGCAGTTGTCGGATATGCCGGTCAACCCAGCACCATTCCTCAGCAACACTTGCTACAGCTTTGTGAACGACAAGTTGGTGGTGCACGTGGCATCGGTTCACCAATACGACGCGAAGGACAAAACCTACAAAACTGTGCCGGGTTCGGGTGGTGTATCCGCTGCTCCTAACGAACTGGAAGGCATTTATGCTTGGAACTGGGCTCAAAACATTTGGGCTGACAGCTTAATGTGA
- a CDS encoding DsrE family protein translates to MNIFKYLSHTFATLLLALSFGSVQAQDIKVVYHVNTGVDTAAAILGNVRNHLNADPTAKIVVVTHGPGIDFLLDGAKDNKGREFSGMVSDLSGKGVQFRVCNNTLTSRNIDANKVSMDAKIVPSGVAEVARLQAKEGHVYLKP, encoded by the coding sequence ATGAACATCTTTAAATACCTCTCCCACACTTTCGCTACTTTGCTGCTGGCATTGAGCTTTGGCTCGGTTCAAGCACAAGACATCAAAGTGGTCTATCACGTCAACACAGGCGTGGACACCGCAGCGGCCATCTTGGGCAACGTGCGCAACCACTTAAACGCCGACCCCACTGCCAAAATTGTGGTGGTCACGCATGGCCCTGGCATCGACTTTTTGTTAGATGGCGCCAAAGACAACAAAGGCCGCGAGTTCAGCGGCATGGTGTCTGACTTGTCTGGCAAAGGTGTGCAGTTTCGCGTGTGTAACAACACGCTGACCTCGCGCAACATCGACGCCAACAAAGTGTCCATGGATGCCAAGATCGTGCCATCAGGCGTGGCCGAAGTAGCGCGCTTGCAAGCCAAAGAAGGTCATGTGTATCTCAAGCCGTAG
- a CDS encoding MarR family transcriptional regulator, which translates to MTDQQQCATLAPVKLKYLDFLLAVHKARQSHQKPLLIPPDEQRLLEIIAVQYAMHQPLSMMQALELRDELFLSPSAVSRKIDNLRDAELIRVVVDTVDRRVKFIEPAENALAYFEYLGTLMPASTVG; encoded by the coding sequence ATGACTGATCAGCAACAATGTGCAACGCTTGCGCCTGTAAAACTCAAATATTTAGATTTTTTGTTGGCCGTACACAAGGCCCGTCAATCGCATCAAAAACCTTTGTTGATTCCACCCGATGAGCAAAGACTGCTTGAAATCATTGCGGTTCAATATGCGATGCATCAGCCTTTATCCATGATGCAAGCCCTGGAATTGCGAGACGAACTGTTCCTCAGCCCATCTGCGGTGAGCCGAAAAATTGACAACTTGCGAGATGCTGAATTGATTCGCGTGGTCGTCGACACGGTGGACCGTCGTGTGAAATTTATTGAACCAGCAGAGAATGCCCTTGCCTATTTTGAATACTTGGGAACTCTGATGCCTGCATCAACCGTGGGTTGA
- a CDS encoding response regulator transcription factor: MNESRLVCIVDDDASVRDSLSIMLGLKGFDCRTYESSEAFLSAAPDKPCCLVLDLNMAGMSGLDLQEKLGSLHHPVEVVFLTAFADVDVMRRAFLNQAVDFLEKPVVMSILLDAIERAFERLKSNAVATVRTQSFETLTPREREVMTAIAQGMTHREAGALLGISPRTVEVHKGRVMEKLGAKTLAELVRMNIERTH; encoded by the coding sequence ATGAATGAGAGCCGTTTGGTTTGTATCGTGGACGACGATGCGTCTGTGCGTGATTCCTTGTCCATCATGCTGGGTCTCAAAGGGTTTGATTGCCGCACCTATGAAAGCAGCGAGGCTTTTCTAAGCGCTGCGCCCGATAAGCCTTGCTGTTTGGTGTTGGACCTGAACATGGCCGGCATGAGCGGGCTTGATTTGCAAGAGAAGTTAGGCAGTCTGCATCACCCTGTAGAGGTGGTTTTCCTCACGGCCTTTGCTGATGTGGACGTGATGCGTCGCGCCTTTTTGAACCAAGCGGTCGACTTTCTTGAAAAACCGGTCGTCATGTCGATATTGCTTGACGCCATTGAGCGTGCATTTGAGCGACTCAAATCCAATGCTGTTGCTACCGTTCGGACCCAGTCGTTTGAGACGTTGACACCCCGTGAGCGTGAAGTGATGACAGCCATCGCCCAAGGTATGACACATCGTGAGGCAGGCGCTTTGCTGGGCATCAGCCCAAGAACGGTGGAAGTGCATAAAGGGCGTGTGATGGAGAAGCTGGGTGCCAAGACCTTGGCCGAGCTGGTTCGCATGAACATCGAGCGCACCCATTAA
- a CDS encoding sensor histidine kinase: MLNFKKIAIALVFSCLFFAVDKLSYIYPIGDLNITPWNPPAALEVLFLFWAGNSWMTWVYLTLGLSDSLVRGTLFLSPAVVLGNAVLVTCYAAIALTLRWTLAGRTALRNRHDVFLLGAVILCGALFTAMAYVGTQTWIGVLSTHDFLGAVHRFFIGDLLGLMVLLPLFFVAADKRRHMQYLQMFRSVLFWVLMLGLAICLWLIFSLPIEDQMKYFFSLFFVLGLIAATYSLPGATLVAALIQLPLVFSATRVGVQPADLMDMQIVMLSLSLTGLIIGTVVDERLRTEERLRDSLQLVAAGELAGSLAHELHQPMSALSAYAESALMLTELQKEKMTDAQQTQLVTMLRNVVNEALRATDIVRGLRSYFISGASSLQDTSVTHLVDECVARFAHKAAKADVALVTVYTHHEDHVLVDRVQISTALGNLLKNAIDASPSGAQVTVRVNADEKQMLSIRVIDQGTLLDADAADQVFRPFYSKKKDGLGLGLSVSRSLVENNGGVLRYQAHPEKCFQILLPLGDCVDE, from the coding sequence ATGCTGAATTTCAAAAAAATCGCCATCGCGCTGGTTTTTTCATGCTTGTTCTTTGCGGTCGACAAGCTCAGCTACATCTACCCCATTGGTGACTTGAACATCACGCCTTGGAATCCTCCTGCGGCGCTCGAGGTGTTGTTTCTCTTTTGGGCTGGCAACTCATGGATGACATGGGTTTATCTCACGTTGGGCCTGTCAGACAGTTTGGTTCGTGGCACTTTGTTTTTGTCACCTGCCGTGGTCTTGGGCAACGCGGTACTTGTGACTTGCTATGCAGCGATTGCTTTGACTTTGCGGTGGACTTTGGCGGGGCGTACCGCGCTACGCAATCGGCATGACGTTTTCCTGCTGGGTGCGGTAATTCTTTGCGGCGCTTTGTTTACAGCCATGGCCTATGTGGGCACGCAGACTTGGATTGGCGTGCTGTCTACGCATGACTTCTTAGGCGCTGTGCACCGTTTCTTTATCGGCGATTTGTTGGGTTTGATGGTGCTGCTGCCGTTGTTTTTTGTTGCGGCTGACAAGCGGCGCCATATGCAATACCTACAGATGTTTCGCAGTGTTTTGTTTTGGGTTCTGATGTTGGGCTTGGCCATTTGTTTATGGCTGATTTTTTCATTGCCCATTGAAGACCAGATGAAATATTTCTTCTCGCTGTTCTTTGTGTTGGGCTTGATCGCGGCTACGTATTCGCTGCCAGGCGCCACGTTGGTTGCAGCGCTCATTCAGTTGCCTTTGGTGTTTTCTGCCACGCGAGTGGGGGTGCAACCTGCTGATTTGATGGACATGCAAATTGTCATGCTCAGTTTGTCGTTGACGGGACTCATCATTGGTACGGTGGTGGATGAACGTTTGCGCACGGAAGAGCGCTTGCGTGACAGCTTGCAACTGGTGGCTGCGGGTGAATTGGCCGGGTCGCTGGCGCACGAGCTGCATCAGCCCATGAGTGCTTTGAGCGCTTATGCGGAATCGGCACTCATGCTGACAGAACTGCAAAAAGAAAAAATGACAGATGCACAACAAACGCAGCTCGTCACCATGCTGCGCAATGTGGTGAATGAGGCCTTGCGCGCGACAGATATTGTGCGGGGCTTGCGCAGTTATTTCATTTCAGGTGCATCGTCTTTGCAAGACACCTCGGTCACGCATTTGGTGGATGAATGCGTGGCGCGTTTTGCACACAAGGCCGCCAAGGCAGACGTGGCCTTGGTGACGGTCTACACACACCATGAAGATCATGTCTTGGTGGACCGTGTGCAGATCAGCACCGCCTTGGGTAACTTGTTGAAAAATGCCATTGATGCGTCACCTTCAGGGGCTCAAGTGACGGTTCGCGTCAACGCAGATGAAAAACAGATGCTGAGCATCCGTGTGATCGACCAAGGCACGTTGCTAGATGCAGATGCGGCCGATCAAGTGTTCAGGCCCTTTTATTCCAAGAAAAAAGATGGCTTGGGGTTGGGTTTGTCAGTGAGTCGCTCACTGGTTGAAAATAACGGGGGCGTGTTGCGTTACCAAGCGCACCCTGAGAAATGTTTTCAAATCCTTCTTCCCCTTGGAGATTGCGTCGATGAATGA
- a CDS encoding ArsR/SmtB family transcription factor, translated as MFDLAAETFRVMSAPMRLKIINCLCNEEKNVGQLLEEIDTTQPNMSQHLNTLFKAKILGRRREGVQIYYRIINDRVVTLCRAVCTQIAIDSDLTH; from the coding sequence ATGTTTGATTTGGCTGCCGAAACTTTCCGTGTGATGTCAGCGCCCATGCGTTTGAAAATCATCAACTGCTTGTGTAACGAAGAAAAAAACGTGGGTCAGTTGCTCGAAGAAATCGACACCACGCAGCCCAATATGTCGCAGCACTTGAACACCTTGTTCAAAGCCAAAATTTTGGGGCGTCGTCGCGAAGGTGTGCAAATTTACTACCGCATCATCAATGACCGCGTTGTCACGCTATGCCGTGCCGTGTGTACACAAATCGCCATCGATAGCGATTTGACGCACTAA